Proteins encoded within one genomic window of Cyprinus carpio isolate SPL01 chromosome A15, ASM1834038v1, whole genome shotgun sequence:
- the si:ch1073-429i10.3 gene encoding histone H3.3A — protein sequence MARTKQTARKSTGGKAPRKQLATKAARKSAPSTGGVKKPHRYRPGTVALREIRRYQKSTELLIRKLPFQRLVREIAQDFKTDLRFQSAAIGALQEASEAYLVGLFEDTNLCAIHAKRVTIMPKDIQLARRIRGERA from the exons ATGGCTCGTACTAAGCAGACCGCCCGTAAATCCACCGGAGGAAAAGCTCCTCGTAAGCAGCTGGCGACTAAAGCGGCCCGTAAGAGTGCGCCCTCTACTGGAGGAGTCAAGAAGCCCCATCGCTACAG gccCGGGACCGTGGCTCTGCGTGAGATCCGGCGCTACCAGAAGTCCACCGAGCTGCTGATCCGCAAGCTTCCCTTCCAGCGTCTGGTGCGTGAGATCGCTCAGGACTTCAAGACTGACCTGCGCTTCCAGAGCGCTGCCATCGGAGCCCTGCAG gagGCCAGCGAGGCGTATCTGGTGGGTCTGTTTGAGGACACTAACCTGTGTGCCATCCACGCCAAGCGCGTCACCATCATGCCCAAAGACATCCAGCTGGCGCGCCGCATCCGTGGAGAACGCGcctga
- the LOC109095476 gene encoding histone H3.3A, which translates to MARTKQTARKSTGGKAPRKQLATKAARKSAPSTGGVKKPHRYRPGTVALREIRRYQKSTELLIRKLPFQRLVREIAQDFKTDLRFQSAAIGALQEASEAYLVGLFEDTNLCAIHAKRVTIMPKDIQLARRIRGERA; encoded by the exons ATGGCTCGTACTAAGCAGACCGCCCGTAAATCCACCGGAGGAAAAGCTCCTCGTAAGCAGCTGGCGACTAAAGCGGCCCGTAAGAGTGCGCCCTCTACTGGAGGAGTCAAGAAGCCCCATCGCTACAG gccCGGGACCGTGGCTCTGCGTGAGATCCGGCGCTACCAGAAGTCCACCGAGCTGCTGATCCGCAAGCTTCCCTTCCAGCGTCTGGTGCGTGAGATCGCTCAGGACTTCAAGACCGACCTGCGCTTCCAGAGCGCCGCCATCGGAGCCCTGCAG gagGCCAGTGAGGCGTATCTGGTGGGTCTGTTCGAGGACACTAACCTGTGTGCCATCCACGCCAAGCGCGTCACCATCATGCCCAAAGACATCCAGCTGGCGCGCCGCATCCGCGGAGAACGTGCCTGA
- the eif3k gene encoding eukaryotic translation initiation factor 3 subunit K isoform X1, with product MATTFEQMRANVGKLLRGIDRYNPENLSTLERYVDTQARENAYDLEANLAVLKLYQFNPAYFQTTVTAQILLKALTNLPHTDFTLCKCMIDQTHQQEERPIRQILYLGNLLETCHFQSFWASLEENRDLIDGITGFEDSVRKFICHVVGITYQNIEHRLLAEMLGDPLDTQVKVWMNKYGWTENEDGQIFIHSQEECVKPKNIVEKIDFESVSSIMATSQ from the exons ATGGCGACGACATTCGAGCAGATGAGAGCGAACGTGGGCAAACTTCTGCGCGGCATCGACAG GTATAACCCAGAGAATCTGTCCACGCTGGAGCGGTACGTGGACACACAGGCCAGAGAAAACGCTTACGACCTGGAGGCCAACCTGGCCGTGCTCAAACT GTACCAGTTCAACCCGGCGTACTTCCAGACCACCGTCACGGCTCAGATCCTGCTCAAAGCGCTCACCAACCTGCCGCACACAGACTTCACGCTCTGCAAGTGCATGATCGACCAGACCCAC CAGCAGGAGGAGCGTCCGATAAGACAGATCCTGTACCTGGGGAACCTGCTGGAGACCTGCCACTTCCAGAGCTTctgg GCCAGTCTGGAGGAGAATCGAGATCTCATTGATGGAATCACAGGGTTCGAGGACTCCGTGCGGAAAT TCATCTGTCACGTCGTGGGAATCACATACCAGAACATCGAGCACCGGCTGCTGGCTGAGATGCTGGGAGACCCTCTGG ACACGCAGGTGAAGGTCTGGATGAATAAGTACGGCTGGACGGAGAATGAAGATGGACAGATATTTATTCATAGCCAGGAGGAGTGCGTCAAGCCCAAGAACATCGTGGAGAAAATCGACTTTGAGA GTGTGTCCAGCATCATGGCGACatcacagtga
- the eif3k gene encoding eukaryotic translation initiation factor 3 subunit K isoform X2, whose amino-acid sequence MATTFEQMRANVGKLLRGIDRYNPENLSTLERYVDTQARENAYDLEANLAVLKLYQFNPAYFQTTVTAQILLKALTNLPHTDFTLCKCMIDQTHQEERPIRQILYLGNLLETCHFQSFWASLEENRDLIDGITGFEDSVRKFICHVVGITYQNIEHRLLAEMLGDPLDTQVKVWMNKYGWTENEDGQIFIHSQEECVKPKNIVEKIDFESVSSIMATSQ is encoded by the exons ATGGCGACGACATTCGAGCAGATGAGAGCGAACGTGGGCAAACTTCTGCGCGGCATCGACAG GTATAACCCAGAGAATCTGTCCACGCTGGAGCGGTACGTGGACACACAGGCCAGAGAAAACGCTTACGACCTGGAGGCCAACCTGGCCGTGCTCAAACT GTACCAGTTCAACCCGGCGTACTTCCAGACCACCGTCACGGCTCAGATCCTGCTCAAAGCGCTCACCAACCTGCCGCACACAGACTTCACGCTCTGCAAGTGCATGATCGACCAGACCCAC CAGGAGGAGCGTCCGATAAGACAGATCCTGTACCTGGGGAACCTGCTGGAGACCTGCCACTTCCAGAGCTTctgg GCCAGTCTGGAGGAGAATCGAGATCTCATTGATGGAATCACAGGGTTCGAGGACTCCGTGCGGAAAT TCATCTGTCACGTCGTGGGAATCACATACCAGAACATCGAGCACCGGCTGCTGGCTGAGATGCTGGGAGACCCTCTGG ACACGCAGGTGAAGGTCTGGATGAATAAGTACGGCTGGACGGAGAATGAAGATGGACAGATATTTATTCATAGCCAGGAGGAGTGCGTCAAGCCCAAGAACATCGTGGAGAAAATCGACTTTGAGA GTGTGTCCAGCATCATGGCGACatcacagtga
- the sfrp2l gene encoding secreted frizzled-related protein 2-like isoform X1, translated as MFNLHSLCVIVLLVSSASRADEDALAAAADDDEGLLANPVSDFVPPAEFGTVRSACKPVPNTMSLCFGIGYGEMRLPNLLGHDSAREAQQQSAAWMPLLGKHCHPDTRRFLCSLFAPVCLPGVTAPVRPCRGLCEAVRDACLPVMSAFGFPWPEMFNCSRFPDGSELCVPGEREPNRGEATDATKGSAVCEACSPDSGGEQEIQQNFCKSQFAFRLRIGSWSLVGTDVRVVPQGRSRVLRWAGGPREQRAAMEQSTLWLPHRCSCPALEGQHTGSYIALGHMQNGRMLLRRLLKWSRDEKELKKFIRMLLRQNC; from the exons ATGTTTAATCTTCATTCTCTGTGTGTGATCGTGTTGCTGGTTTCCAGCGCGTCCAGAGCTGATGAAGATGCTCttgcagctgctgctgatgatgatgaaggtctgCTAGCAAACCCAGTGTCTGACTTCGTACCGCCGGCGGAGTTCGGCACCGTGCGCTCGGCGTGTAAACCGGTTCCGAACACGATGAGTCTGTGTTTCGGGATCGGTTACGGAGAGATGCGCCTTCCGAACCTGCTGGGTCACGACAGCGCGAGGGAAGCGCAGCAGCAGTCCGCCGCCTGGATGCCGCTGCTCGGCAAGCACTGTCACCCGGACACGCGGCGCTTCCTCTGCTCGCTCTTCGCGCCCGTGTGTTTACCGGGGGTCACGGCTCCGGTGCGCCCGTGCAGGGGTCTCTGTGAGGCGGTGCGGGACGCGTGTCTGCCCGTCATGAGCGCGTTCGGGTTCCCGTGGCCGGAGATGTTCAACTGCAGCCGGTTTCCAGATGGATCGGAGCTCTGCGTCCCCGGAGAAAGAGAGCCGAACCGAGGTGAAGCCACCGACGCGACCAAAG GTTCTGCAGTGTGTGAAGCCTGCAGTCCAGACTCGGGAGGAGAGCAGGAGATCCAGCAGAACTTCTGCAAGAGTCAGTTTG CGTTCAGACTGCGGATCGGCTCCTGGTCTCTGGTCGGGACAGATGTGCGTGTGGTTCCTCAGGGACGCAGTCGTGTTCTCCGCTGGGCTGGTGGGCCGCGGGAGCAGCGGGCTGCGATGGAGCAGAGCACCCTCTGGCTTCCACACAGATGCTCCTGTCCTGCGCTGGAGGGCCAGCACACAGGCTCCTATATCGCCCTGGGTCACATGCAGAACGGACGCATGCTCCTCAGAAGACTCCTCAAATGGTCCCGTGATGAGAAAGAGCTGAAAAAGTTCATCAGGATGCTGCTGAGACAAAACTGCTGA
- the sfrp2l gene encoding secreted frizzled-related protein 2-like isoform X2, with protein sequence MFNLHSLCVIVLLVSSASRADEDALAAAADDDEGLLANPVSDFVPPAEFGTVRSACKPVPNTMSLCFGIGYGEMRLPNLLGHDSAREAQQQSAAWMPLLGKHCHPDTRRFLCSLFAPVCLPGVTAPVRPCRGLCEAVRDACLPVMSAFGFPWPEMFNCSRFPDGSELCVPGEREPNRGEATDATKGSAVCEACSPDSGGEQEIQQNFCKTFRLRIGSWSLVGTDVRVVPQGRSRVLRWAGGPREQRAAMEQSTLWLPHRCSCPALEGQHTGSYIALGHMQNGRMLLRRLLKWSRDEKELKKFIRMLLRQNC encoded by the exons ATGTTTAATCTTCATTCTCTGTGTGTGATCGTGTTGCTGGTTTCCAGCGCGTCCAGAGCTGATGAAGATGCTCttgcagctgctgctgatgatgatgaaggtctgCTAGCAAACCCAGTGTCTGACTTCGTACCGCCGGCGGAGTTCGGCACCGTGCGCTCGGCGTGTAAACCGGTTCCGAACACGATGAGTCTGTGTTTCGGGATCGGTTACGGAGAGATGCGCCTTCCGAACCTGCTGGGTCACGACAGCGCGAGGGAAGCGCAGCAGCAGTCCGCCGCCTGGATGCCGCTGCTCGGCAAGCACTGTCACCCGGACACGCGGCGCTTCCTCTGCTCGCTCTTCGCGCCCGTGTGTTTACCGGGGGTCACGGCTCCGGTGCGCCCGTGCAGGGGTCTCTGTGAGGCGGTGCGGGACGCGTGTCTGCCCGTCATGAGCGCGTTCGGGTTCCCGTGGCCGGAGATGTTCAACTGCAGCCGGTTTCCAGATGGATCGGAGCTCTGCGTCCCCGGAGAAAGAGAGCCGAACCGAGGTGAAGCCACCGACGCGACCAAAG GTTCTGCAGTGTGTGAAGCCTGCAGTCCAGACTCGGGAGGAGAGCAGGAGATCCAGCAGAACTTCTGCAAGA CGTTCAGACTGCGGATCGGCTCCTGGTCTCTGGTCGGGACAGATGTGCGTGTGGTTCCTCAGGGACGCAGTCGTGTTCTCCGCTGGGCTGGTGGGCCGCGGGAGCAGCGGGCTGCGATGGAGCAGAGCACCCTCTGGCTTCCACACAGATGCTCCTGTCCTGCGCTGGAGGGCCAGCACACAGGCTCCTATATCGCCCTGGGTCACATGCAGAACGGACGCATGCTCCTCAGAAGACTCCTCAAATGGTCCCGTGATGAGAAAGAGCTGAAAAAGTTCATCAGGATGCTGCTGAGACAAAACTGCTGA
- the sfrp2l gene encoding secreted frizzled-related protein 2-like isoform X3, which produces MSLCFGIGYGEMRLPNLLGHDSAREAQQQSAAWMPLLGKHCHPDTRRFLCSLFAPVCLPGVTAPVRPCRGLCEAVRDACLPVMSAFGFPWPEMFNCSRFPDGSELCVPGEREPNRGEATDATKGSAVCEACSPDSGGEQEIQQNFCKSQFAFRLRIGSWSLVGTDVRVVPQGRSRVLRWAGGPREQRAAMEQSTLWLPHRCSCPALEGQHTGSYIALGHMQNGRMLLRRLLKWSRDEKELKKFIRMLLRQNC; this is translated from the exons ATGAGTCTGTGTTTCGGGATCGGTTACGGAGAGATGCGCCTTCCGAACCTGCTGGGTCACGACAGCGCGAGGGAAGCGCAGCAGCAGTCCGCCGCCTGGATGCCGCTGCTCGGCAAGCACTGTCACCCGGACACGCGGCGCTTCCTCTGCTCGCTCTTCGCGCCCGTGTGTTTACCGGGGGTCACGGCTCCGGTGCGCCCGTGCAGGGGTCTCTGTGAGGCGGTGCGGGACGCGTGTCTGCCCGTCATGAGCGCGTTCGGGTTCCCGTGGCCGGAGATGTTCAACTGCAGCCGGTTTCCAGATGGATCGGAGCTCTGCGTCCCCGGAGAAAGAGAGCCGAACCGAGGTGAAGCCACCGACGCGACCAAAG GTTCTGCAGTGTGTGAAGCCTGCAGTCCAGACTCGGGAGGAGAGCAGGAGATCCAGCAGAACTTCTGCAAGAGTCAGTTTG CGTTCAGACTGCGGATCGGCTCCTGGTCTCTGGTCGGGACAGATGTGCGTGTGGTTCCTCAGGGACGCAGTCGTGTTCTCCGCTGGGCTGGTGGGCCGCGGGAGCAGCGGGCTGCGATGGAGCAGAGCACCCTCTGGCTTCCACACAGATGCTCCTGTCCTGCGCTGGAGGGCCAGCACACAGGCTCCTATATCGCCCTGGGTCACATGCAGAACGGACGCATGCTCCTCAGAAGACTCCTCAAATGGTCCCGTGATGAGAAAGAGCTGAAAAAGTTCATCAGGATGCTGCTGAGACAAAACTGCTGA
- the LOC109059378 gene encoding anaphase-promoting complex subunit 15, translating into MPIFETFDEEEEEDDEDEEDMDDMNIYNEFPDDGEINEVDMEGADQDQGQWMIETRSRPGPVDDLDQIKTRTSG; encoded by the exons ATGCCCATCTTTGAG ACCTtcgatgaggaagaggaggaggacgaCGAAGACGAGGAGGACATGGACGACATGAACATCTACAACGAGTTTCCTGATGATGGAGAAATTAATGAg GTCGACATGGAAGGAGCCGATCAAGACCAGGGTCAGTGGATGATCGAGACCAGATCAAGACCAGGACCAGTGGATGATCTAGACCAGATCAAGACCAGGACCAGTGGATGA